Within the Bradyrhizobium cosmicum genome, the region TGACTATCCTCCGGCGGTCGCGTTCCAGATCAAGGATGGCAATATCGAAGATTACATGCGGGCCGCGGATTTCCTCAATGCCGGCCGGTTCGACACCGTGTGCTTGCAGCACGAGTTCGGGATCTTTGGTGGGGAAGCCGGAGCCCATATCCTGGTGCTGTTGTCCCGCCTGACGATGCCGGTTGTTACGACGTTTCATACGGTGCTGGCCGATCCGACGCCTGCGCAACGTACCGTCATGGAGCGCATCGTCGAGGCATCGTCGAAGGTCGTGGTGATGGCCCATAAGGGCCGCGAACTGCTGCGTGACGTCTATCTCGTGCGTGACGACAAGATCGAGGTGATCGCCCACGGTATTCCCGATGTCGCCTTCGCCGAGCCGGATGCAGCGAAAGCCAGGCTTGGATTTGAGCAAAAATCGGTCATCCTGACATTCGGCCTGTTGTCGCCGAACAAGGGCATCGAAGTCATGATCGACGCCATGCCGTCGATTCTGAAGCGCTGCAAGAATGCGGTGTACGTCGTGCTCGGCGCAACGCACCCCAATCTGGTCCGAAACCAGGGCGAGGCCTATCGTGAGAGCCTCATCGCGCGGGTGCGCGAGCTCGGCATCGAGGACCACGTGGTGTTCTTCGATCGGTTCGCCGATCTGGCCACGCTGCTCGAATTCATCTCGATGTGCGACGTCTACGTCACACCCTATCTCAACGAGGCCCAGATGACCTCGGGAACACTGGCCTATAGTTTCGGACTGGGCAAACCGGTCGTATCGACCCCGTACTGGCACGCACGCGAGCTGCTTGCCGACGGCTGCGGCATCCTGGTGCCGTTCGGCGATTCCGCGGCGATCGGCAACGAAATCGCGAACCTGCTGACCGACGATAACAGGCGGAAGGCGATGTCCCGGCGCGCCTATGCGGCGAGCCGGATGATGACATGGGAGCAGGTGGCCGAGCGCTACGTGTCCGTCTTCGAAAATGCGCGGCAAGGTCATCGGTTGAAGATCTTCGCGCGCTCCGACATGACCGCGCCGGAGCCACGTGGTCCGGCGCCGCCCGACATGCAGATCGGCCATTTCCTATCGATGTGCGATGATGTCGGTCTGTTCCAGCACGCGGTTTTTTCGGTTCCGGATCGCGGACATGGCTATTGCGTCGATGACAACGCGAGAGCGCTGCTGCTGGCCTGCGCACTCAACGGTCCGGGCGAACAGCCGCTGTCGGAGGTCTTGACGAGCAGGTTCGCGGCATTCGTGCAGCATGCCTGGAACCAGGACACCAGGCAATTCCGCAACTTCATGGGGTTCAATCGAACCTGGCTTGAAGACAGGGGCTCCGAAGACAGTCACGGGCGAACGCTATGGGCCTTGGGCGAGGTTGCACGCAGAGACGCGAGCCCGGCCCGGCGCCTGTGGGCCGCTGCCTTGTTCGGGCAGGCATTGTCGATCGCGACGAGCTTTCGTTCACCTCGCGCATGGGCGTTCATGCTGCTGGGTTTGGACGCCTATTGTGCCGTAGCTCCGGAAGATCTCTACGCCAGGGAAATCCGGCATTCGCTTGCCGACAGGTTGATGGCTTGCCTGGCGTCGGTCGAGACGCCGGACTGGGTGTGGTTCGAGGAAGGGCTGGCCTACGACAACGCGCGATTGCCGCAGGCCTTGATCCTCACGGGCGTGGCGACGGAAACGCCTCGATATCTCGATGCCGGATTGAGATCCCTGCGCTGGCTGATGACGCAACAGACCACCGCGGCAGGCCATTTCCGGCCGGTCGGTACCGCCGGCTTCGGCGAGCTTCGGCAACGTCCGCGTGCGTTTGATCAACAGCCCGTGGAGGCAACGGCAACGATCGCCGCCTGCCTCACCGCGTGGCGCGCCGACGGCGATGCCGAATGGAGAGCCATGGCAACGCGGGCCTTCGCCTGGTTCCTCGGCAGCAACGATCTCTCGGTGGCGCTGATCGATCCGCTCACGGGCAGCTGCCGGGATGGTTTGCACCCTGACCGCGCCAACGAAAACCGCGGGGGCGAGTCGGTTGTTTGCTATCTGCTCGGGCTTGCGGAGATGCGACAGCTTGCGCGCGTCACCCCGAGCCTGACCAGGCCCACGGCCTTGCGCGCCGTGGGCGCCTGAACCTGATCTTCTCATTGAGCAAGCCGAGGATACCGTGTCACCAGCTTCATTCCTGAATCGGCAGGGGCTTCATCTGCGCCCCGATCCGGCGCGCGTTATCGTGCGGCCCTTCAAGCCGGCAACCGAACCCCGCGATCTGAATCCGACCGACAAGATGCGGGCAAATCATATCGTCGACCGGGTTCTCGCGCTCAGTTCGGAGGCCGTCGCGGTCCAGCTTGCGGACGTCCTCGACAATTTCGAGGGGCGACATCGTAACCTCCTGGAGAGTTTCGAGGCTCGCGCGGATGAAATGGAGGATGCTTTCGCGACGCATGGCCTCTTCTCGAAGGCCCAGCGTCAGCTGGTCGGCGCCTATTTCCTCAGTGAATATTCGTTCGAAGCCTCTGCCTTGTTCAACCCCAGCATCGTCCCGCATCCCGATCAATCCGGCGCACCAACGGGAGGCTTGCGCTTCATCCTCAGTCTTCGCGCTATCGGCGAGGGGCATGTGTCGTCGCTGACGTTTCGAACCGGAACGATTGCGGCTGATGGAAGCCTGGCCGTCGATCCGACGGCGCGCCTTGCCTCGGTTCCCCGGATTACCAGTCGCGTATCCGGGCCGGAGGGCGACCGTGTGGATTTGATGTTCAGGCCCGAGGAAGACCTCAGCGAGCGCGTCATCTTTCCCGTGACGGAATCCCAATCGAACGGCATCGAGGATGTCCGCTTTGTCAAATTCAACGAGGGCGATCGGCAGACCTACTACGCGACCTATACGGCTTACAGCGGACGCGCGATCCGGTCGGAATTGATCGAGACCGCCGATTTTAGGTCGTTTCGGCTGTCGCCGTTGCGGGGGAGCGCCGCACACAACAAGGGCATGGCGCTGTTCCCGCGCAAGATCGACGGCCG harbors:
- a CDS encoding glycosyltransferase family 4 protein; this translates as MTPLRRIAVIGNSLPRRCGIATYTTDLKNAISISRQDLETCIVAMTDRGQAYDYPPAVAFQIKDGNIEDYMRAADFLNAGRFDTVCLQHEFGIFGGEAGAHILVLLSRLTMPVVTTFHTVLADPTPAQRTVMERIVEASSKVVVMAHKGRELLRDVYLVRDDKIEVIAHGIPDVAFAEPDAAKARLGFEQKSVILTFGLLSPNKGIEVMIDAMPSILKRCKNAVYVVLGATHPNLVRNQGEAYRESLIARVRELGIEDHVVFFDRFADLATLLEFISMCDVYVTPYLNEAQMTSGTLAYSFGLGKPVVSTPYWHARELLADGCGILVPFGDSAAIGNEIANLLTDDNRRKAMSRRAYAASRMMTWEQVAERYVSVFENARQGHRLKIFARSDMTAPEPRGPAPPDMQIGHFLSMCDDVGLFQHAVFSVPDRGHGYCVDDNARALLLACALNGPGEQPLSEVLTSRFAAFVQHAWNQDTRQFRNFMGFNRTWLEDRGSEDSHGRTLWALGEVARRDASPARRLWAAALFGQALSIATSFRSPRAWAFMLLGLDAYCAVAPEDLYAREIRHSLADRLMACLASVETPDWVWFEEGLAYDNARLPQALILTGVATETPRYLDAGLRSLRWLMTQQTTAAGHFRPVGTAGFGELRQRPRAFDQQPVEATATIAACLTAWRADGDAEWRAMATRAFAWFLGSNDLSVALIDPLTGSCRDGLHPDRANENRGGESVVCYLLGLAEMRQLARVTPSLTRPTALRAVGA
- a CDS encoding glycoside hydrolase family 130 protein, with the protein product MSPASFLNRQGLHLRPDPARVIVRPFKPATEPRDLNPTDKMRANHIVDRVLALSSEAVAVQLADVLDNFEGRHRNLLESFEARADEMEDAFATHGLFSKAQRQLVGAYFLSEYSFEASALFNPSIVPHPDQSGAPTGGLRFILSLRAIGEGHVSSLTFRTGTIAADGSLAVDPTARLASVPRITSRVSGPEGDRVDLMFRPEEDLSERVIFPVTESQSNGIEDVRFVKFNEGDRQTYYATYTAYSGRAIRSELIETADFRSFRLSPLRGSAAHNKGMALFPRKIDGRYAMIARQDNENLYLLYSEDLYTWEGGGVPLLKPQFPWEFVQIGNCGSPIELDEGWLLLTHGVGPVRKYSIGAALLDKRDPSKVLARSAEPLLRPEPSEREGYVPNVVYTCGAMRHKDRIILPYAVSDTFSSFATIGISALIASMQR